A single window of Stigmatopora nigra isolate UIUO_SnigA chromosome 22, RoL_Snig_1.1, whole genome shotgun sequence DNA harbors:
- the LOC144215930 gene encoding insulin gene enhancer protein isl-1, with protein MGDMGDPPKKKRLVSLCVGCGNQIHDQYILRVSPDLEWHAACLKCAECSQYLDESCTCFVRDGKTYCKRDYIRLYGIKCAKCNIGFSKNDFVMRARSKVYHIECFRCVACSRQLIPGDEFALREDGLFCRADHDVVERATLAHGDPLSPLHPARPLQMAEPISARQSALRPHIHKQPEKTTRVRTVLNEKQLHTLRTCYNANPRPDALMKEQLVEMTGLSPRVIRVWFQNKRCKDKKRSILMKQLQQQQPNDKTNIQGMTGTPMVAASPERHDGGIQANPVEVQSYQPPWKVLSDFALQSDIDQPAFQQLVSFSEGGPGSNSTGSEVASMSSQLPDTPNSMVSSPIEA; from the exons ATGGGAGACATGGGGGATCCACCGAAAA AAAAACGGCTGGTGTCTCTGTGTGTGGGCTGTGGAAACCAGATCCACGACCAGTACATCCTGCGGGTCTCCCCGGATCTGGAGTGGCATGCCGCCTGTCTCAAATGCGCCGAGTGCAGTCAATACTTGGACGAATCGTGCACGTGTTTCGTCCGGGATGGAAAAACGTACTGTAAACGGGATTATATCAG GTTATATGGGATTAAATGCGCAAAGTGCAACATCGGTTTCAGCAAGAACGATTTTGTGATGAGGGCCCGATCCAAAGTGTACCACATCGAATGTTTCCGCTGCGTGGCCTGCAGCCGGCAGCTCATACCGGGAGATGAGTTCGCCTTGCGCGAGGACGGCCTTTTCTGCCGGGCCGACCACGACGTGGTGGAGCGGGCCACGCTGGCACACGGAGACCCGCTCAGTCCGCTGCACCCTGCCAGGCCGCTGCAAATGGCAG AACCCATCTCCGCCCGGCAGTCTGCCCTTCGACCCCACATCCACAAACAGCCCGAGAAGACCACCCGGGTGCGGACGGTTCTAAACGAGAAGCAGCTCCACACTTTGCGAACTTGCTACAACGCCAACCCGAGGCCCGACGCCCTGATGAAGGAGCAGCTGGTGGAGATGACTGGCCTGAGCCCGCGCGTCATCCGGGTGTGGTTCCAGAACAAGCGCTGCAAAGACAAGAAGAGGAGCATCCTCATGAAGCAGCTTCAGCAACAGCAGCCCAATGACAAAACG AACATTCAAGGGATGACGGGCACCCCGATGGTGGCGGCTAGTCCCGAGCGGCACGACGGGGGCATCCAGGCCAACCCGGTGGAGGTGCAGAGCTACCAGCCGCCCTGGAAGGTCCTCAGCGATTTTGCTCTGCAGAGCGACATCGACCAGCCCGCTTTTCAGCAACTG GTTAGTTTTTCGGAGGGAGGTCCAGGCTCCAACTCCACCGGCAGCGAGGTAGCGTCCATGTCATCTCAGCTTCCAGACACACCGAACAGCATGGTTTCCAGCCCGATCGAGGCCTGa